The nucleotide window GAAGTATTACATTGTTTCTACTGAATGCAAATGTACAgcaatgttcacatttttatttgtggaaataattataaaaaccATGTATACTTTTGCACCCTTTTCACAATTaagctccattttgttttggacAATTGCATAAAGAAATTAAGTTTGTTATATTAACTGGACATAGTGGTATAATTATGTTTGCAAAACAGTGGTAATGGTGTTGTACAAACTATACCTAGTATCTGTCTTGAACTACTTTAACCAGGTTGAGAATAGTAAGTTAATTTGACACACTGAAGGCTATTTGTGGTGTGTTTTACTAGTGGCACCTTAAAGCCTCAATCCCTGATTAATCTTTGGGTTAAAAATAGGGCACCCTGCTTCACCTTGTCTCCTGGATAATACTGACTAGCCTACTAATGAAGGATTACACCGTAATTAGATGAggattatttaataataattataaaaaaaacattgaacacAATACAAAGATTCCAACTAAAAACCCAACAGAGTTCACATAGAAATTGGCTTGTTTAAATCACTTTTACAATGTAAACAGCACAGGCTAACATTTTATTAAGGCAAAAAAACcatctgatttctttttttgagggaaataataaaattctacCAAATGGACAAGGTCTACATCTTAGAGTCAATGggtataaaacataaaatgaaatgaaggcAGGCCAaacttttttcattcttttgtttgCAGTAAGTGTGTAgtagcttgttttttaaaaggccACAAAGATTAACAGGCTCAATCCTGATTAATACTATACTACATATGCCATCCTTGGCCTGCCTGCCAGTGTAAACCATTTAACCGCCTGTCTGCCTCACTTTGAGGAGCCagtttaaacaaactgaaactttgAGTCATTCACTAACAGAGCGTGAGTTCAATCTCTGCTCAATGGCAATTCTCTTAGAGTCCAACACATCACAAGCATAAAATCTAAGGATTCAGATACGAGTCACTGGTGAGCATGCCCAGTCTTGTCAGATGGCAGTTTCCACAAGGAGCCTTTATTGTTTCTCTCAACACTGTCCCGTTGTCACTGACGAGCTCTGGCAAATTGATCGCGCAGCCACATAGAGTCCTCATACAGCCTCGGGTCCCCCATGTGCTCCGCTGTGCGCTTGTATAAGTAGTAGTACAACACAGCCGCTGTTAACAGACACAAGCTGTAAGAAAAACCAAGAGTAACTGCGTATGTGTCTGTTTTATCTTTGTATTAATTACCTGTTCTCTGGAAAACAAAGAGAGCCAGAAGACCATCTGTCCACACAAAACGGTTCGAGTCGAGCCATCTTAGGTTCTAGgagcaaaaagataaaacactCACAATGCAAAGCAATTACACAGgactgtgaaaatgtatttgcccCATTACAGATCTCTCAAGATTGATTTTCAATGATGATTTCACTGAATTAGGGAAAAAGCAATCCAAACAAACTCAATCAttatatgaaaaagaaattgtgtCCTAAGTCTTATAATTGCCTGACCCATCCATGAGTTTTTTAAATAGCTGTAGagaatatgttttgttgttgattaaTAAACAGATTTTGACTGGCAAACATCAGGGGTCCAGCTTTAGAGTTTCTGGATTCTTTTCTTCGAGTGATGAGGCCTGGAACTTGCCATAATTGctttatgcaatttttttatgGTAATGGTAAAGGGGTTGCACTTGTAGATCATTTTCGAAAGTCAAAGGACTCCAAAGCACTTTACAATCAGTCACTGGCTTGTTTAGTGGCACTAAGGGTGGTAAGCTTACATTGTAGCCActggggcagtctgacagaatAGAGGCTGCCACTCAATCGGCACCACCTCTGACCAAAGATACAACAGGAAAGTGACTGAGACAAATGGAAAAGGGGTTCAAACTGGCAACCCAACAATTACAACATGAACCCCTACCTCCTGAGCCACATCTTACTTCATGCTGTcagacagatttttgtttaagtaATTTCTTGATTGGTTGGGCCAGTAATCAGGCAGATGTGGCTTTCCTGGAAAATGTGGTTAATTAATAGTTGAGTTGATTCctcaataaatgaaatcattttaaaactgtactttgaattgaaaattttaaattgacaaaaaaaagcaaaaaaaataagtaagGAATCTGTAAgaggtcaaatatttttttcacagcactgtacaCTAAAAGAGTGTAGAAGTAAAGTCAGACATGtcttaatttctgagtttctgtttGTACACAACTGTCTGTGAAGGCCGGAGCATACCAACACCCAGCAGTGGAAGCAGATACTGAGGGTCAGGTAGAGAGCGGAGAAAACAAGCAGAGCCCTGAATCTGCCCAGCAGCACAGACACAAGGCCGACCTGGAAGATGTAGGTGTTGAACATCAtcaggaggatgatgatgacgTTGAACAAGATGGCGATGTCCTGGATGCTGCAAACACAGTTTTTGTCGGTTTATTTAGGGTGTTGATTTTGGTCTGTtgttagcactgttgcctttacagtaagaaggtcctgggttcgattcccagcccggggtctttctgcatggagtttgcatgttctctctgtgcatgcgtgggttctctccgggttctccggcttcctcccacagtccaaaaacatgactgttaggtaaattggtctctctaaatttttccaaggtgtgagtgtgtgtgtgcatggttgtctgtctctgtgttgccctgtgacagactggagatctgtccagggtgaaccccgcctctcgcccggaacgttagctggagatagacaccagcacctcccgacc belongs to Gambusia affinis linkage group LG08, SWU_Gaff_1.0, whole genome shotgun sequence and includes:
- the tmem138 gene encoding transmembrane protein 138 yields the protein MLQTGNYSLVLLIQLVLLAYDLFVNSFSELLRGAPVIQLVLFIIQDIAILFNVIIILLMMFNTYIFQVGLVSVLLGRFRALLVFSALYLTLSICFHCWVLNLRWLDSNRFVWTDGLLALFVFQRTAAVLYYYLYKRTAEHMGDPRLYEDSMWLRDQFARARQ